One region of bacterium genomic DNA includes:
- the gyrB gene encoding DNA topoisomerase (ATP-hydrolyzing) subunit B encodes MDELNNLSNGSADYTAESIKVLGGLEAVRKRPAMYIGTTGPMGLHHLVYEVVDNSIDEAQAGFCNEIEVTIHIDNSITVIDNGRGIPVDWHSEEEKSAAEVVMTVLHAGGKFDTGAYKVSGGLHGVGVSVVNALSEQLDLEIWRDGKVYTQSYVRGEPTTQLEEVGVTTRRGTEIHFKPDPEIFESLEFSHDLLAQRLRELAFLTGGVAIKLIDERLDKTQVFSSEGGVVSFVKYLNQNKQVLHPEPIYIRGERNGVIIDLAIQYNDTYSENVLTFANSINTKEGGTHLSGFRSALTRTINAYAQKYNLLKDFKEGITGEDVREGCVVVLSVLIPNSMQLQFEGQTKSKLGNSELKGLVESLVNDKLGSFFEENPAVADKIVMKSIDAARAREAARKAKELTRRKGALEMDSLPGKLADCQERDPAHCELYLVEGESAGGSAKQGRDRKFQAILPLKGKILNVEKARFDKMLSNAEIRTMITALGTGIGKEDFDISKLRYHRIIIMTDADVDGSHIRTLILTFFFRQMPELIERGHLYIAQPPLYKIKKGKKEIYIKDDRELETHLMKNVADEYTVTVDGDSKKEFKGEKLSQAIAKMSEAETLLHKMEKRGYSSVLIEQLLAEPPMDKKFFMDSSNLEKLRERILQANPGAAAMVHQDPEHGLYEMDVKLKNQPQSKISWHLFASPEWLKLQDAYRMISEFRSDKIHVQENGTSMTVSSWKVLFKTLQQSGKKGWTITRYKGLGEMDPEQLWDTTMNPEIRVLLKVRIEDAYEADLIFSTLMGEEVDPRKTFIVEHALEVKNLDV; translated from the coding sequence ATGGATGAGTTAAACAATCTATCAAACGGAAGCGCCGACTACACGGCGGAGAGCATCAAGGTCCTGGGCGGTCTGGAAGCTGTCCGCAAACGGCCGGCCATGTACATCGGAACAACCGGTCCGATGGGGCTTCACCATCTTGTCTACGAAGTCGTAGATAACAGTATTGATGAAGCGCAGGCTGGTTTTTGCAACGAAATCGAAGTCACGATTCATATCGATAACAGCATCACTGTAATTGACAATGGTCGCGGCATTCCTGTGGATTGGCACAGTGAAGAAGAAAAGTCGGCTGCGGAAGTTGTTATGACTGTTTTGCATGCCGGAGGCAAGTTTGACACAGGCGCTTACAAAGTATCGGGTGGTCTGCACGGCGTCGGTGTTTCGGTCGTAAACGCGCTCTCAGAGCAGCTCGACCTGGAAATCTGGCGTGACGGCAAAGTTTATACGCAGTCCTACGTTCGCGGAGAGCCTACTACACAATTAGAAGAAGTGGGTGTTACAACGCGAAGAGGAACCGAAATCCACTTTAAGCCGGATCCGGAAATCTTTGAGTCGCTGGAATTCAGCCATGACCTTCTCGCCCAGCGGCTTCGCGAGCTGGCGTTCCTGACCGGCGGGGTCGCGATCAAGCTGATCGACGAACGTCTGGATAAAACGCAGGTCTTTTCATCCGAAGGCGGAGTTGTCTCCTTCGTGAAGTATTTGAATCAGAACAAGCAGGTGCTTCATCCCGAACCGATTTACATTCGTGGCGAACGGAATGGGGTGATCATCGATCTGGCGATTCAATACAATGACACCTACAGCGAGAATGTTCTCACTTTCGCAAACTCAATCAATACAAAAGAGGGCGGAACGCATCTGTCCGGATTCCGGTCCGCGTTAACGAGAACGATCAACGCATACGCCCAGAAATACAATCTCCTGAAAGATTTCAAAGAAGGAATCACGGGAGAAGATGTCCGCGAAGGTTGCGTTGTTGTGCTTTCCGTTCTGATTCCCAATTCCATGCAGCTTCAGTTTGAAGGACAGACCAAATCCAAACTGGGAAATAGCGAGCTCAAAGGCCTGGTCGAGTCTCTGGTAAACGACAAACTGGGTTCATTCTTTGAAGAGAATCCCGCTGTTGCAGACAAGATTGTGATGAAGTCCATTGATGCGGCAAGGGCCCGTGAAGCAGCGCGCAAAGCAAAAGAGCTCACGCGCCGGAAGGGAGCTCTTGAAATGGATTCGTTGCCCGGCAAGCTTGCGGATTGTCAGGAGCGGGATCCCGCGCATTGCGAACTGTACCTGGTGGAAGGTGAGTCGGCTGGTGGCTCCGCAAAGCAGGGAAGGGACCGCAAATTCCAGGCAATCCTTCCATTGAAAGGAAAAATTTTGAATGTGGAGAAAGCGCGATTCGACAAAATGCTTTCCAATGCGGAAATTCGCACGATGATCACTGCGCTGGGAACCGGAATCGGAAAGGAAGATTTTGACATCAGCAAACTCCGCTATCACCGGATCATCATCATGACAGATGCGGACGTGGACGGATCTCACATTCGTACGTTGATCCTTACATTTTTCTTCCGCCAGATGCCGGAGCTGATTGAACGCGGCCACCTTTATATCGCTCAACCGCCGCTCTACAAAATCAAAAAAGGCAAGAAAGAGATTTACATCAAAGATGATCGTGAGCTGGAAACTCACCTGATGAAGAATGTCGCCGATGAGTACACCGTCACGGTGGATGGCGATTCAAAAAAGGAATTCAAAGGGGAAAAGCTGTCCCAGGCGATCGCCAAAATGAGTGAGGCGGAAACGCTTCTGCACAAAATGGAGAAGCGCGGTTATTCCTCCGTTTTGATCGAGCAACTGCTTGCGGAGCCGCCGATGGACAAGAAATTTTTCATGGATTCTTCCAATCTGGAAAAACTCCGCGAGAGGATTTTGCAGGCAAATCCGGGAGCCGCGGCCATGGTTCATCAGGATCCGGAACACGGCCTGTACGAAATGGACGTAAAACTGAAGAACCAGCCGCAATCAAAAATCAGCTGGCATCTGTTCGCGTCACCCGAGTGGTTAAAGTTGCAAGATGCTTACCGGATGATCTCCGAATTCAGGTCTGACAAGATTCACGTTCAGGAAAATGGAACCAGCATGACGGTGAGTAGCTGGAAGGTGCTATTCAAGACGTTACAGCAAAGCGGAAAGAAAGGCTGGACAATCACGCGTTACAAAGGCCTGGGAGAAATGGATCCCGAACAGCTCTGGGACACAACGATGAACCCCGAAATTCGCGTGCTGCTCAAGGTCAGAATCGAAGACGCGTACGAAGCGGACCTGATCTTTTCCACACTGATGGGCGAAGAGGTCGATCCACGGAAAACCTTCATCGTTGAACACGCTTTGGAAGTGAAGAATCTGGACGTTTAA
- the dnaN gene encoding DNA polymerase III subunit beta, producing the protein MASAAEMEIQVIKQPFLKELQLLQGIIERKNTMPILANLRLTADKDGIELTASDLEVALKIRADAEVKKPGQATVPAKKLFEIVRTLPDLSALTIRKLENNWVDIRCGSAHFKLVGLPVEEYPSLPEIEGTRTITLPAAVLREGIKRVIFAIAQEDIRYAMNGALFQIEGNRLLFIGTDGHRLAYVSNEVESKLSSDKLEVIVSRKALGELQKLLADAKEEVRFGRFENFLFFQVDSHLLLSRNIEAQFPNYEKFISLHNDKLAVFNSVELMKTIQRVAVLSNERSRAVEFSISEGSAKLSSANPEMGEASDTMDIQYDGTPLKIGFNSQYITEFLSGITAEEVVIELNTESTAALMKPKGNDQFDYRYVLMPMRF; encoded by the coding sequence ATGGCAAGCGCAGCAGAAATGGAAATTCAGGTAATCAAGCAACCATTCCTGAAAGAGCTTCAGTTATTGCAAGGCATCATTGAACGAAAGAACACGATGCCAATTCTTGCAAACCTTAGGTTAACTGCGGACAAGGATGGAATTGAGCTGACAGCATCTGATCTGGAAGTGGCATTGAAGATTCGCGCGGATGCGGAAGTCAAGAAACCGGGCCAGGCTACGGTTCCAGCGAAAAAGCTCTTTGAGATTGTGAGGACACTTCCCGACCTCAGCGCTCTAACGATTCGTAAGCTGGAAAACAACTGGGTTGATATTCGTTGCGGATCGGCTCACTTCAAGCTCGTAGGTCTTCCTGTCGAAGAGTATCCTTCCTTGCCTGAAATTGAGGGAACTAGAACGATCACGCTGCCTGCTGCAGTTTTGCGAGAAGGAATCAAACGGGTGATTTTTGCCATAGCCCAGGAGGACATTCGTTACGCCATGAACGGGGCGCTTTTTCAAATCGAAGGAAATCGTTTGTTGTTTATAGGTACCGATGGACACAGGCTGGCTTATGTTTCCAATGAAGTCGAATCCAAACTCTCTTCAGACAAGCTGGAAGTAATTGTTTCCCGCAAAGCATTAGGGGAACTGCAAAAACTGCTTGCGGATGCGAAAGAGGAAGTGCGATTCGGCCGATTTGAGAACTTTTTATTTTTCCAGGTCGATTCTCATCTGCTATTGTCCAGGAACATTGAGGCGCAATTTCCCAACTATGAAAAATTCATTTCGCTTCACAATGACAAACTGGCGGTTTTTAACAGCGTCGAATTGATGAAAACGATCCAGCGGGTTGCGGTTCTTTCCAATGAGAGATCTCGGGCCGTGGAGTTCAGCATTTCAGAAGGAAGCGCAAAACTCTCTTCCGCAAATCCGGAAATGGGAGAGGCTTCCGACACGATGGACATTCAATATGACGGAACTCCCTTAAAGATTGGATTTAATTCACAGTACATTACGGAATTTTTAAGCGGCATCACAGCGGAAGAAGTTGTTATTGAATTGAATACGGAAAGCACAGCTGCACTGATGAAACCGAAAGGCAACGATCAATTCGATTACAGATACGTACTAATGCCCATGAGATTTTAG
- a CDS encoding PIN domain-containing protein, with amino-acid sequence MKILLDTNILLDVATDRKPYSESSSLLLDWCEQRAGSAYIAWHSVSNLYYVLRAAGSERNARAFISELLCFVRVAETDNSSVVFALQLPLKDLEDSLQVAAAVLCRAQYLITRNKKHYRNAPIEPLQPEEFLSGRV; translated from the coding sequence ATGAAGATCCTGCTGGATACCAACATTCTGCTGGATGTTGCCACAGACCGTAAGCCCTATTCGGAGAGCAGCTCTTTGCTTTTGGACTGGTGTGAGCAGCGTGCCGGTTCCGCATATATCGCCTGGCATTCTGTTTCTAATCTTTACTATGTTCTACGAGCTGCAGGGTCCGAAAGAAATGCAAGAGCTTTCATTAGCGAGTTGCTTTGTTTTGTGCGTGTTGCGGAAACCGACAATTCCAGTGTAGTTTTTGCCCTACAGCTGCCGCTGAAGGATCTCGAGGATTCACTGCAGGTTGCGGCAGCTGTTTTGTGTAGAGCACAGTATCTGATAACGCGAAACAAGAAGCATTATCGAAATGCCCCAATTGAGCCTCTTCAACCTGAAGAATTCCTTTCTGGTCGCGTGTAG
- a CDS encoding FHA domain-containing protein, producing MKKCLVFLIVFVSLPLFAAEKQATAILLDNSKSISPQDFQKAKTLIQEIVAQLDGTKLIYQFGNDMKKIEPSDLETVQANESYTMIYDAAYDSAKELSEIQAEHKAILIISDGIDTKSATVLEDVVGYANSKGIAIYAVGVGKANRKILERMARLTNGMYFSITSTDLVNQLQTSIASQKAVPQNEAAKPTSVQQPGPSIPVVTPPAVSVPVESPQESRVPYKWILLLLLGAVAVIVVGIIVARAYRTEPRICPTCGRRLDPYQTICPVCSTGETRQTKQIQVPVTAPADGTQEILLDDDRIGAIPLELLEKKPVSEEMLSKTFVLMETPMLVVRKGKNLGQTFSLNRAFPVSIGRSRVNEIRLDDITISGQHCRVIPENGRHVLYDLNSTNGTFLNEKKVTRAILKEGDIIRVGETHFLYKIEQHRS from the coding sequence ATGAAGAAGTGCCTGGTTTTTTTGATTGTCTTCGTGTCGCTGCCGCTTTTTGCTGCGGAAAAGCAGGCTACCGCCATATTGCTCGATAACAGCAAATCCATCTCGCCTCAAGATTTCCAGAAAGCCAAAACGCTCATTCAGGAGATCGTTGCGCAACTGGACGGCACAAAACTGATTTATCAGTTCGGTAACGATATGAAGAAGATCGAACCGTCGGATCTGGAGACCGTTCAAGCAAACGAATCCTACACGATGATCTACGATGCGGCCTACGATTCCGCAAAGGAACTTTCGGAGATTCAGGCAGAGCACAAAGCCATTTTGATCATCTCAGATGGAATCGATACAAAGAGCGCTACTGTGCTTGAAGATGTTGTTGGCTACGCCAATTCCAAGGGAATTGCGATTTATGCTGTCGGTGTCGGGAAAGCGAACCGGAAGATTTTGGAGCGCATGGCGCGGCTGACCAATGGCATGTATTTCAGCATCACTTCCACTGATCTTGTGAATCAATTGCAAACATCCATCGCTTCACAAAAAGCAGTGCCTCAAAATGAGGCTGCAAAACCAACATCCGTTCAGCAGCCGGGGCCCTCCATTCCAGTAGTGACTCCCCCTGCGGTCAGTGTTCCCGTGGAAAGCCCGCAGGAGTCCCGCGTTCCGTACAAATGGATCCTGCTACTGCTGCTGGGAGCGGTGGCGGTGATCGTGGTTGGAATCATCGTTGCAAGAGCGTACCGCACGGAACCGCGGATTTGTCCAACGTGTGGAAGACGACTCGATCCTTACCAAACGATCTGCCCCGTCTGTTCGACGGGTGAAACGCGTCAGACCAAGCAGATACAGGTTCCCGTTACAGCGCCCGCCGATGGCACTCAGGAAATACTTCTGGATGATGATCGCATCGGAGCCATCCCCCTCGAGTTACTGGAAAAAAAACCGGTATCCGAAGAGATGCTAAGCAAAACATTTGTCCTGATGGAAACACCGATGCTGGTGGTTCGCAAAGGGAAAAACTTAGGCCAAACATTTTCCTTGAACCGCGCATTTCCCGTTTCCATCGGCCGTTCGCGCGTAAATGAAATTCGATTGGACGATATTACGATCTCGGGCCAGCATTGCCGGGTTATTCCGGAGAATGGAAGACACGTGCTCTATGATCTGAACAGCACGAATGGAACTTTTCTAAATGAAAAGAAAGTGACGCGCGCGATTTTGAAAGAAGGGGATATCATTCGCGTTGGCGAAACGCACTTCCTTTATAAGATAGAACAGCACCGCAGTTAA
- the gyrA gene encoding DNA gyrase subunit A has translation MDIAKEQLPVNIEDEIKRSYLDYAMSVIMGRAVPDVRDGLKPVHRRILYAMFREGLTPDRKFSKCAGVVGEVLKKYHPHGDAAVYDSLVRMAQDFNMRYPLIDKQGNFGSIDGDPPAHYRYTECRLIRLAMEMMQDIDKETVNFQPNFDETTNEPIVLPTRIPNFLLNGSSGIAVGMATNVPPHNLNEVCDALIHLIQNPAADIDTLMEYIPGPDFPTGGAIYSRSDIATAYKTGRGTIQVRAKATIEKMEKGTREAIIVHEIPYQVNKAKLIEEIADMVRNKRIEGISDLRDESDRHGMRIVIELRRGENAEVILNNLYKHSRLHDTFGVIFLSIVDGKPQVLNLRDILEHFVFHRREVVHRRTEFELKKAQARAHILEGLIVALDHLDAVISLIRRSASPKEAREGLIATFQLTEIQAQAILDMQLQRLTSMERQKIVDEHTELLKQIEKLKEILAKPALIDKIIIEELQEMKEKYGDERRTEILDQEPKKISLADLVREEMVVITCTHSGYIKRTSLSSFNRQRRGGKGRIGMKTKEEDFLDLMEVASTHSDILIFTQKGRVYSLKAYTLPDLPPSTKGKAMAQFDLQMDPDEKIARLRAVNSFEGEKYVTILSRKGIIKKVRLDALANIRRNGLRIMNVREGDELITAHVTDGNQNIFIGTAYGRAVCFPESGFREMGRTATGVRGIRLKPDDYVVGMEIVSNNDLLLTITENGFGRRTPLEEYRIQNRGGSGLINMKIRPRNGLIVDIEKVNPGDEIMMLTQSGMIIRYSADDVRIASRQSIGVRLMDVEEGDKIVAASKLPATDMA, from the coding sequence ATGGACATAGCAAAAGAACAATTACCGGTAAACATTGAAGACGAAATAAAGCGCTCCTATCTGGATTACGCGATGAGCGTAATCATGGGCCGCGCGGTGCCCGATGTGCGTGACGGGCTCAAACCTGTGCATCGTCGCATTCTGTACGCGATGTTCCGGGAAGGTTTGACTCCGGATCGAAAGTTTTCCAAGTGCGCCGGTGTTGTTGGCGAAGTGTTAAAGAAGTATCACCCGCACGGTGATGCCGCCGTTTATGATTCGCTCGTCCGCATGGCGCAAGACTTCAACATGCGGTATCCCCTGATCGATAAACAGGGGAACTTCGGCTCAATCGATGGCGATCCTCCCGCGCATTACCGCTACACAGAATGCCGTTTGATCCGTCTTGCAATGGAAATGATGCAAGACATCGATAAGGAAACGGTCAACTTTCAACCCAACTTCGATGAAACGACAAACGAACCGATTGTTCTGCCCACACGGATCCCTAATTTTCTGTTGAATGGTTCTTCCGGGATTGCGGTCGGGATGGCTACCAATGTGCCTCCGCACAATCTGAATGAAGTTTGTGATGCGCTGATTCATTTAATTCAGAATCCGGCAGCCGACATTGACACATTGATGGAATACATTCCGGGTCCGGATTTTCCAACCGGAGGCGCAATTTATTCGCGCAGCGATATTGCCACCGCCTACAAAACGGGCCGCGGAACCATTCAGGTCCGCGCAAAAGCCACGATTGAAAAAATGGAGAAGGGAACTCGTGAAGCGATCATCGTTCATGAGATTCCTTATCAGGTAAACAAGGCAAAGCTGATCGAAGAAATTGCCGATATGGTGCGCAACAAGCGGATCGAAGGAATCAGCGATCTGCGCGACGAATCGGATCGTCACGGAATGCGCATTGTGATTGAGCTTCGCCGCGGCGAAAACGCAGAAGTCATTCTGAATAATCTTTACAAACACAGCCGTCTTCATGACACGTTCGGTGTGATTTTTCTCTCCATTGTGGATGGAAAACCTCAGGTATTGAACCTGCGCGACATCCTGGAGCATTTTGTATTTCACCGCCGCGAAGTTGTTCATCGCAGAACCGAGTTTGAGCTGAAAAAAGCCCAGGCGCGCGCTCATATTCTGGAAGGCTTGATCGTTGCGCTGGATCATCTGGATGCCGTGATCAGTTTGATTCGCCGTTCCGCCAGCCCGAAAGAAGCGCGCGAAGGTTTGATTGCCACATTTCAACTGACCGAAATTCAGGCCCAGGCGATTCTCGATATGCAGTTGCAGCGCCTGACGTCGATGGAACGTCAAAAGATCGTTGATGAACACACCGAATTACTGAAACAAATCGAGAAGCTCAAAGAGATTCTTGCGAAACCTGCTTTGATCGACAAGATCATCATCGAAGAGCTGCAGGAAATGAAAGAGAAGTACGGTGATGAACGCCGGACCGAGATTCTGGACCAGGAACCGAAAAAGATTTCGCTTGCGGATCTGGTTCGCGAAGAAATGGTGGTTATCACGTGCACACACTCCGGTTACATCAAGCGCACTTCGCTTTCTTCTTTCAATCGCCAGAGACGCGGCGGCAAAGGGCGCATTGGAATGAAAACGAAAGAAGAGGATTTCCTCGACTTAATGGAGGTCGCTTCCACGCACAGCGATATTCTCATCTTTACGCAAAAGGGGCGCGTTTACAGTTTGAAAGCGTACACGCTGCCTGATCTTCCTCCTTCCACGAAAGGGAAAGCGATGGCCCAATTCGATTTGCAAATGGATCCGGATGAAAAGATTGCCCGCCTCCGCGCGGTTAACAGCTTTGAAGGTGAAAAATACGTCACGATCCTTTCCCGCAAGGGCATTATCAAGAAAGTGCGGCTCGATGCACTGGCAAACATTCGCCGCAACGGACTCCGTATCATGAACGTTCGCGAAGGCGATGAGCTCATTACGGCTCATGTAACCGATGGAAACCAGAATATCTTTATCGGAACGGCCTATGGCAGAGCGGTCTGTTTTCCTGAAAGCGGTTTCCGTGAAATGGGACGCACTGCAACCGGTGTTCGAGGTATACGGCTGAAACCGGATGACTACGTTGTCGGTATGGAAATCGTGAGCAACAACGATTTGCTACTCACCATCACCGAAAACGGATTTGGCCGCAGGACTCCGCTGGAAGAGTACCGGATTCAAAATCGCGGAGGAAGCGGATTGATCAATATGAAGATCAGGCCGCGCAACGGCTTGATTGTGGACATTGAAAAAGTCAATCCGGGCGATGAAATCATGATGTTGACGCAGTCGGGAATGATCATCCGTTATTCGGCAGATGATGTACGGATCGCGAGTCGTCAATCAATCGGTGTGCGCCTGATGGATGTCGAAGAAGGTGACAAGATCGTTGCCGCATCCAAACTGCCCGCGACCGATATGGCGTAA
- the recF gene encoding DNA replication and repair protein RecF (All proteins in this family for which functions are known are DNA-binding proteins that assist the filamentation of RecA onto DNA for the initiation of recombination or recombinational repair.), whose protein sequence is MELQKFTAQRFRNLQDIDLSPGSGMNVIFGENAQGKTNLLEAIFILSTLRSFRTRHLSETLQFGEPGGLLQGMIQCGESKHQLGISLGERERQLVLNRKKVDTLQYIGVFNVFLFSYPLLEVIRGGPEERRKLLDRSIAISKPGYLPVLLQYHRAVRQKNALLQSLQRGETGRKETVEEIRSFNVQLLQHGLEVVRHRSAYVSELQQLLQSRQSLFFDDDVRLNAGLRSSFLAPEEQVKSSLERGMDREIAYGSCLLGAHRDEVLMTMNDRELRKYGSSGQHRAFLLLLLLAQLELYERWREDCPVLLLDDLDSELDQRRIRAFLETVKTRYQTFISSSRPELFSGNGDMRRFEIASGKLLER, encoded by the coding sequence ATGGAATTACAAAAATTTACTGCGCAACGTTTCCGGAATTTACAGGACATTGACCTGAGCCCCGGCTCTGGAATGAATGTAATTTTCGGCGAAAATGCGCAGGGAAAAACAAACCTGCTGGAAGCGATTTTTATCCTTTCCACACTGCGTTCTTTCCGGACCAGGCATCTTTCGGAGACCCTCCAGTTCGGGGAACCCGGCGGTCTGCTGCAGGGCATGATTCAGTGTGGGGAAAGCAAGCATCAGTTAGGGATCTCGCTGGGTGAACGGGAAAGACAATTGGTGTTGAATCGCAAGAAAGTGGATACGCTGCAGTACATCGGTGTTTTCAACGTGTTTCTGTTCAGTTATCCGTTGCTGGAAGTGATCCGCGGAGGACCGGAAGAGCGCAGAAAACTTCTGGATCGTTCCATTGCCATCAGCAAGCCCGGTTATTTGCCGGTTTTGCTGCAATATCATCGCGCGGTCAGGCAAAAAAATGCATTGTTACAAAGCCTGCAGCGCGGCGAGACCGGCCGAAAGGAAACCGTGGAAGAGATTCGCTCCTTTAATGTTCAGTTGTTGCAGCATGGTCTCGAGGTTGTGAGACACAGGTCAGCTTATGTAAGTGAGCTGCAGCAGTTATTGCAGAGCAGACAAAGTCTGTTTTTTGACGATGATGTGAGATTGAATGCCGGATTGCGAAGTTCCTTTCTGGCGCCGGAAGAACAGGTGAAGTCGAGTCTGGAGCGAGGCATGGATCGTGAGATTGCGTATGGTTCCTGTCTGCTGGGCGCGCACAGGGATGAAGTCTTGATGACGATGAATGATCGTGAGCTTCGCAAATATGGTTCTTCAGGGCAGCATCGTGCGTTCTTATTGTTGCTTTTGCTGGCGCAACTGGAACTTTATGAACGATGGCGCGAGGATTGTCCTGTTTTGTTGCTGGATGATCTGGACTCGGAGCTCGATCAGCGCAGGATCCGCGCTTTTCTGGAAACAGTGAAAACACGATACCAGACGTTCATCAGCTCGTCCCGTCCGGAGCTATTTTCCGGAAATGGAGACATGCGAAGGTTCGAGATTGCAAGTGGAAAATTACTGGAGAGATAG
- the dnaA gene encoding chromosomal replication initiator protein DnaA, with protein MAIWSTILQLLKKKVSPQVYNDWLKPTFQIGEDGSLLRVKVPNDRFRDHIRKHYMPLIEEVLKKNDWQHLTIDFIVDGPTQLTLPQIEEKKEEKLRLNSRYSFDHFVVGASNQFAHAAAKAVAKNLSRAYNPLFIYGGSGLGKTHLLHAIGLEAHRANPGLRLIYISAEEFTNEFIKGLRLEKTQAFRDKYRTVDLLLIDDIHQLAGKSSTQEEFFHTFNALYENQKQIVLASDLLPREIPGVRERLHSRFQGGLIADIQPPDVETKVAILHKKAAIENAVVPDDVAWFIASRVKSNIRNLEGCLLRMLAMASLMGKTVNIALAKEVLRPLINTEDRIITAGLIQETVAQYYQLKVEDLKSKNNSKPIVRPRQVAMYLCKKLTNSSLPEIGKSFGGKHHSTVIHSINRVEDSLKHDPILQNEINTLIETIKTT; from the coding sequence ATGGCGATTTGGAGCACAATTTTGCAGCTTCTAAAGAAGAAGGTCAGTCCGCAAGTATATAACGACTGGCTGAAGCCAACTTTTCAAATTGGCGAAGACGGAAGCTTATTGCGCGTCAAAGTCCCGAATGACAGGTTCCGTGACCATATTCGAAAACACTACATGCCGTTGATTGAAGAAGTTTTGAAAAAAAATGACTGGCAGCACCTCACGATTGATTTCATTGTGGATGGCCCCACACAATTGACGCTTCCTCAGATCGAAGAAAAGAAAGAAGAAAAGTTACGTTTGAATAGTCGATATTCGTTCGACCATTTTGTTGTGGGTGCTTCGAATCAATTCGCTCACGCAGCAGCCAAAGCGGTTGCAAAGAATCTTTCGCGTGCATATAACCCGTTGTTCATCTATGGTGGATCGGGCCTGGGCAAAACGCACCTGCTACATGCGATCGGATTGGAGGCGCATCGCGCGAATCCGGGATTGAGATTGATTTACATCAGCGCGGAGGAGTTCACGAACGAATTTATCAAAGGGTTGCGCCTGGAAAAAACGCAGGCTTTTCGCGACAAATACCGGACTGTCGACCTATTGTTGATCGATGACATCCACCAGCTTGCCGGCAAATCCAGCACACAGGAAGAATTTTTTCATACTTTTAACGCGCTCTATGAGAATCAAAAGCAGATAGTTCTGGCTTCTGATCTTTTACCGCGCGAAATTCCCGGCGTGCGCGAACGTCTTCACTCCCGTTTCCAGGGAGGCTTGATTGCTGATATTCAGCCGCCCGATGTGGAAACCAAGGTCGCGATCCTGCACAAAAAAGCCGCGATCGAAAACGCGGTCGTCCCTGATGATGTCGCCTGGTTTATCGCAAGCCGCGTGAAAAGCAACATCCGGAATCTCGAAGGTTGTTTGCTGCGAATGCTTGCCATGGCGTCGTTGATGGGCAAAACCGTGAACATCGCGCTGGCAAAAGAAGTGCTGCGACCGTTGATTAATACAGAGGACCGCATCATCACCGCTGGTTTGATACAGGAAACGGTCGCTCAGTACTATCAGTTGAAAGTCGAAGATCTGAAATCAAAAAATAATTCCAAACCGATCGTGCGGCCCAGACAGGTGGCAATGTATCTCTGCAAAAAACTCACGAACTCCTCATTGCCTGAGATCGGAAAGTCTTTTGGAGGAAAACATCACTCCACAGTGATTCACTCCATCAATCGCGTGGAAGACTCTTTGAAGCACGATCCGATTTTGCAAAATGAAATCAACACCTTAATCGAAACAATAAAAACAACTTAG